In Triticum urartu cultivar G1812 unplaced genomic scaffold, Tu2.1 TuUngrouped_contig_5495, whole genome shotgun sequence, the following are encoded in one genomic region:
- the LOC125529296 gene encoding ABC transporter G family member 3-like — KECNLGIAIVDAITVDAAAHDSSSSIHLASASAASSAYPSPSPSLPAPSASGSGFRERKVADVALVWKALSVSALSVSVRDGRRRVVRGSTGYALPGTLTVVMGPARSGKSTLLRAIAGRLRGAERMYGEVFVNGVKSPLPYGSYGYADRDDVLIESLTVREMLYYSALLQLPGVFSSKKSFVEDAIAAMSLGDYADKLIGGHCFTKRLLTGERRRVSIARELVMRPHVLFIDEPLYHLDSVSALLLMVTLKKLASIGCTVIFTMYQSSTEVFGLFDRICLLSNGNTLFFGETLACLQVNKCFSVVLFIDSAKDILHALSI; from the exons AAAGAATGCAACTTGGGCATAGCCATCGTCGACGCCATCACCGTCGACGCCGCCGCCCacgactcctcctcctccatccacctcgcctccgcctccgccgccagcAGCGCCTACCCGTCCCCGTCCCCCTCCCTGCCGGCGCCCTCCGCGTCCGGCTCCGGATTCCGGGAGCGCAAGGTGGCCGACGTCGCGCTCGTCTGGAAGGCGCTCAGCGTCTCC GCGCTCAGCGTCTCCGTCCGGGACGGACGGCGCCGCGTCGTCAGGGGCTCCACCGGCTACGCCCTGCCCGGCACCCTCACCGTCGTCATGGGCCCCGCCCGCTCCGGCAAATCCACCCTCCTCCGAGCCATCGCAG GGAGGCTGCGCGGCGCCGAGCGGATGTATGGCGAGGTCTTTGTCAATGGCGTCAAGTCACCATTACCATATGGATCATAT GGGTATGCTGACCGGGACGATGTGCTAATCGAATCTCTCACAGTACGGGAGATGCTGTACTACTCGGCGCTCTTGCAGCTCCCGGGCGTCTTCTCTTCGAAGAAGTCATTTGTGGAAGATGCTATCGCGGCCATGTCGTTGGGTGACTATGCTGACAAACTCATTGGTGGACACTGCTTCACAAAGAGGCTTCTGACTGGCGAGAGGAGGCGGGTCAGCATTGCAAGAGAGCTTGTGATGAGGCCACATGTTCTGTTCATCGATGAGCCTCTGTATCACCTTGACAG TGTTTCTGCACTCCTCTTGATGGTAACACTGAAGAAACTTGCCAGCATTGGGTGCACAGTCATCTTCACAATGTATCAAAGTAGCACGGAGGTTTTTGGACTTTTCGATCGGATTTGCTTGCTTTCAAATGGGAATACCCTCTTCTTTGGGGAAACATTGGCTTGCCTGCAGGTGAATAAGTGTTTCTCTGTAGTATTGTTTATTGACTCTGCCAAGGACATTTTACATGCATTATCAATTTAA